Within Diospyros lotus cultivar Yz01 chromosome 15, ASM1463336v1, whole genome shotgun sequence, the genomic segment AGGCCATCCACAAACcccttttttaatatatattccCAACAATTGtatatgcatacatacgaaCTGTTCAAGCCCAAACAAAACGCTAAAGTACACATCCCACACACCTTGTGGTCGAGAACCCACTTCTCCCACGCTCCTGTACCCAGCAACCCAATCCTTCCCGTGCCTGTGCCCGGAGAACTCCCTCTCCCGGGGCAGGAGTTATTTTCTCGTCTTTGGTTGCGAGCACGAGCACGAGCTCTATTTCTTCGTTTGCATGCAATACTAGAGCATCGGTATATCAATTAGTTTCTTAATTAGTATCGGTGGGTGTGGTTGGAATTGTTGTGAATTGATTAGTCCTTGGGGCTTTGGAATGCTCGCCGTGTCACCGTTGAGAAGTACTGTTGGTAGAGATGAGAGGGAGGCGGAGATGGAGAGTTTTCCGATGGGGGGAGACGTCTTGCCGGACTTCTCTGGCGGGAGCTTCCTCGACAGTATTGATTTCGATGATCTCTTCCTCGACATCAACGACGGAGACGCGCTGCCGGATTTGGAGATGGACCCGGAGATCCTGGCCGAGTTTTCTGCCAGCGGGGGCGAGGACTCGGAGGTGAACATGTCGGTTGAGAAAGTCGAAGAGAACTCGAGGAAAGAGGAGGAAGACAAAGTCTCGGGCACGGCGTCGAGCTTCAATCAAGGAGAAGAGATTGTGAGCACGAGAGACGAATCCGCCGCCGCAAACCCATCTCCCAAGGAGGCTGATAAAGCGAGAAAATCATCGGCTCATTCGAGCAAGAATCATCAAGGCAAGAGGAAAGTGAAggtaactaaaaataaaaggttAAATGATTAGATTTCCCGTCTCTTCATAGAGATAAAGATAATGAATTTTATAGCGTTCAAATTGAAGTATATATGGTAGTTTTTTTAACGATAAGGAATTGTTATCGAATTATGTGAAGGTGGATTGGACGCCAGAGCTGCACAGGCGATTTGTGCAAGCAGTGGAGCAGCTGGGTGTGGAAAAGGCAGTGCCTTCAAGGATTTTAGAGCTTATGGGAATTGATTGTCTCACTCGCCATAACATTGCCAGCCATCTTCAAGTACTTTCCTCATAATAATGTCTACTTcgttaatttcattttcttcatatatCCGCAAAACATCACAGATACATAATTCAGATACAGTGTCTAGTTTCTAAAATTTCATGTACATCTCTTGTTCGCTAGTGCGACAAGACATTCGAACAACAGTTCAATTCGctgtgtttttgtttctttctctttgttaatATTGAGAAGAGAATTTTCTTGTTAGTATTAACAGTATCAACAGATCCCAGAAGTTAGGGCTAGCTAGGAATATATATCTTTAATTAAGACTAATGGTTAAAACCCTATTGGAAGCAGAAGCCGGCTAACTGATAGAAGTGACTTACTAATAAGTACCCGCAAATCAATgaaagattatatttttttgaacgTTAATCTCTGAGGGGAATTAATTTGTGGAGTTTAACTGCAGAAATACCGGTCGCATAGGAAGCATTTACTGGCGAGAGAAGCGGAGGCGGCAAACTGGAACCAGAGACGGCAAATGTACAGCGGCAGCGGTGGCGCTGGAGGAGGCGGCAAGAATATGGGTCCCTGGCAGATTGCACCCATCATGGGCTTCCCTCCGATGACACCTTTGCAACATTTTAGACCGTTGCATGTTTGGGGGCACCCCTCCGTAGATCAATCTTTAATCCACGTCTGGCCTAAACATATCCTCCCTTCACAGTCTCCTCCGCCGCCGCCTGCAGCAGCGTGGGCGCCACCCAGCCCGGCTAGACCACTGCCGGATCCTTCATTTTGGCACTCACACCATCGAAGTGTACGtaacttctctctctcatataaatatacatagtcAACTAAGTAGGTTCCAAGAATCGATTCCACATTAGAAGATTATAAAACTACAAGTGTATCCTTAAGCATGTGTTTTTTTAGTACTGTAATATCTAACATCGCTGAGATCGAAATTTTTAAGATATTCCTACATcagtttctctttctctctctaacgTGCCATGTTTGTTCGGTTCAGGTTCCAAATTCTTTTACGCCGGGAACGCCTTTCTTTCCACCACCAATGGCGACGACGGtaacaaattattttcatttacttttTTGGAACCTTTTGCTCTTTGGCTTCATCTACAATATACTTGTACTCAACCACTCatatatttagagagagagaaagagagagggagagagacctGTTTTTATAGATGCATAATATAAAGTTTTGACTTATTCGATTAAGAATAATTTTGCAGAGATTTCCTCCTCCACCGGTCCCTGGTATTCCTCCCCATGCCATGTACAGAGTAGATCCCGGCATCGGCTTTCCAACCAGACCCGGCGCCGGTCACCACCCGCCGTTTGATTTTCATCCGGtaccacctctctctctctctctctctctctctctctctctctctctatctatctatctatatatatatatatatatatatcttagaaTCTGAATAAATGTCTCTGAAAGTTTTGAATCTTATGAAAAATCTCCACTGACATTTTTAAAATCCTTTGTTTCATGTTCATGACGTGGTCTACTACTTATTAATCGTCATTACCTGATGTTTAGGATTATCAGTCGTACGTACATATCTACTTGATTGGATTTAGTGTTTGTGGGTAATTGGATGTAATAATCAAACTAACTCTTCATTTCTTCTAGCTAAATTACTACAAAAAGAAATTACCAAACTTTATCAAATGTTTCCAAACGCATACTCACATTTAATTCTTAGAATAAAGACATCGAGAGACGGCTGTTTACTGCTACGTactataattatttatcattcACTGCTGATATGCCAAGTCAATATGTTAAATAACTTGACTGACAAGTGCTAGATATTATATGATTTTATCCATTGATTTCTACTGTCATGGATGTATTGTGTTCTTATGTTTTTGAACAGTCGAACGAGAGCATTGATGCAGCCATCGGAGATGTTTTATCGAAGCCATGGCTGCCGCTGCCTCTTGGCCTAAAACCGCCGTCCACGGACAGCGTCTTGGGGGAGCTGCAACGCCAGGGTATTCCCAAAATACCGCCAACTTGTGCTTGATCACCGAGTTTTCGGGTGCTTTCAAGCCATCAAGAAAGCGCTAAATTTGACGACTTTTCCTTGCATCTAATTAGATGTGTGTCCATCTAATTAGATGTCTGCACATTTGTCTCTTATCCTGACCTTAATTTTGAGCCGAgccttttcttttgttaatttctcTTCATCTTAATTAGCATATTTCTAGCTTTTTCCTTCTTCTATATGTGTAGGAGAGAATATTGACGTATAATCGGACTAAGTTTTGTAATACGTACGTACGCGTTGTCAATATATGaaactataataatatatatctttACCTTTGGCATGAATGAAAGTTGTTGATGATACCCTTTAcagaattataatatatatatatatatatataatttgagtAACATATATGTCCTTAGAATAGCTACGATTTCTGCAATTATGATTTACCCTAGTAGATTCTTGTTTTAAAATTCGTTTTgcatcaaaaattatattatttcttgCATAGGAGAGTTAATTGGATTGAACTTAAAGTAACAAGATTTCGTATGAGAAGTCGAAATCAGTCCTAGAGATaacccatatatatacacagtaaATAATGATCCAAGCAAAATAATGTATAGTCTCcatacaataatatatttatatttggaCTGAATTAATCATCGATCAAACCAAATATTCGATCCATGATATTTGATATGAGGGCTGAACAAGAAGATTTTTGAGGAAGAAACAATTGTTCCCGCGAAAGAGGTCTGGTCTGGGCGTCAATACCATGAATGAATGAGAGATATATTGCTTTCTGTGATGGTATGGACAAATTTTGGAAGTTGGCGGGGTCTGTGAAATGCATGCAAAGTCTGCAATGATGAAGTACGATGGTACTGTCTATGAGAATGAGACCCGATTCATTTTGCTTGAATTTCACGTTTTCACTGATCATCAAAATCACTTTCATCTGACTGTTGAAAAAGTGCATTTtggtataaaattttaatgcatTCTCATACAGAATCATTATAATTTAGAGTGCATATAATTCAATGCATCTACAAAAtcgttatttatttttttttttttttgctcccTTGGCCCATGAATTGGGATCTTCAATATCATTACCAAATTGTAATTTTcctattaattaattggttGATTAGGttggcctatatatatatatatatatataaaatgattaaaaaatatattaatatattaaatctttATTATAAAAAGTGAcataattttgtaaagaaaaattaattattaaaataaagtcTTTTATTGATTGTGGGTCCCACTAAATTTACTATACTTtaccaaattaatataattatatcagCTTAATGTAATTGTATGGGTTTGatataaatttgatataaaatcgGAAGCCCAACGCAAGCAATACCCTCTAAACATTGCAGTCACGCAATTAAGCCCATTTCCCCACGTGTCACAATTAAGCCCACACAATTAatttgtgacttaattaattagCCTCTAGCACCCAGATCACGATAAGTTGAGATTCACATCAGAGTAGATCATGGGTTCGATTCCTTAACCTGCGTAATGAGACAAAGCCTCCATCTgtaatttatctcatttgtcAAAATTGAAGGCACAAGTGATAGGAGACCGTACAAGAACGATAATTCCAAATGTAATATGTGAAACAAAAGTGTTGTAACATACTCTTCGCAAGATTTCCTCCAGAGAGCATTCGAGAGAGTTCCCCCAAAGAAGTCtaatgtgtgatttatgcacaattaatttggGCAAGTATACCCtagttaaatatgtatataGTGATAAAATGAATGTCGATCCAATAAGAATTAGATcataataccaaaataattttaatttagtccaagttgaactaattaattaatcgaataaataaataaaaaactaaattctttatgagaaaaaCTAATTAATGAATGTACTAagatttagatttcatttaatctaagTTATTATGAGAAAAACTAATTAATGAATGTATTaaggtttagattttatttaatctgaattatgtaattatctattcaatccaattcaaaaccaaaaataccctaacagtattttataattatttgcatgtgattgtggatttctctcaattaattaataagttttctcaagtcatattaattctttattaattcaatttcaaagtCAAATTTCTAAATAGAtatcaaaagaataaatcaaCATTAACTTATTTGCAAGCCTCTAATCTCGAAAATgaatttgactcactaagctttcTCAATTCTCACATATGAACTAATTACCTCTCGATATCATAGTCAATCACGTGATTTATATTGTTTATGGATCTAATTTGTAACAATTCTTTAATCAGccatacataaattattaaattattaaagatggtcaatcttttaaaacattaagcataacaataaaaaattctcATGCAAATAATGATcgggttttgaatcaaactaaacaaataatcacataactcaaaattaaaatccaccTAAACCgtaactaaataatttaattaaacataattaaaataaaaataaaaacaagaaattgaagaagtgAAAAGAATGCTTCCTCTCTGTGCGCAATTGCTACTGCGTGCGTGAGGCGGCTTTTCAATCTCCTCACTGTGCGCGGCTTCAAAATCACTCCAATTCCTTCTCGTGTGCGCCGCTTCCCTTCTTCCCCCTCGCTGTGTGTTCTTTTCAATAGATCATATGTATCTATCCGTGCAGCGGCCTTTTTCCTCAATTCCTTGCCATCACCccctaatatattattattatgaggCGCTGGCAGCCCTAACCCAAGTCTCCAATCTCACGCCACTGCCaccaatattatatataaataaataatattatatatataatataaaaaataatataatacgtatatataactattataatttaatatataatataatatatattatttaatatactattaattgtaataactttaattatattataatattaattttataatttcttttttccttttacgcctaaatcttcaaaataatattttttgctgGATTCcttaaaaaagagattaaaataatgtcaaattcatataaacacacattttaattaagaataatagtACAAgcttaagataaaatttaaataaaaatatatatatagttaaaccCTATCAAAATCAATCTCTCATGAGGGTCTTCGGGAGCCTCATCCCCAAAGACTCAAATAATCTTCCTAAGACCTTTTAGGGATCAGCCTCCCCAAAGACCTAAGTAGTCTTTCGAAAACTCTTTAGAGGCTAGCTTTCCCGAAGGCCCAAGCAGTCTTCCGAAAACCCTTCAAGAACTAGTTTTCTCAAAAGCTTGGTCTTCCCAAAACCTAATCTAGTGACAACCAGACAACTTTGCTCGAAGAGTCATGCCCAAagttgttaaaatcgagattttaaataaaatcgaAGGAAGGTCCATAAAATCGAATTGTAAATTTGAATcgtaaaattttagagaaaattgaaaataccttttaatctatataaatataagtttataagtacataattttataaaaaagataaattactattacttaataacatgattatttcAACCCTAttctttattataaataaaatgcatgttacttatttcaaaataacttcCTCTATcagtttcaaaaatattaaataagaaatttataaatattaaatccatttatcatcattcatccatccgTCCATAGTGAAAATTTCGAATATTAGTTCATATAATgtaaattctcataaatcataTGAGTCATaacctaatataaataaaaacaacacaTATTTGTAAACTTCTACATTACAAGcaataatcataataaaacctccaacaaacattcaattctttaaaaaaaactaacaataattcactttcaaattaaggaaaccaacaataatcaaattaatgaaggcaaatgaagaagaaacagatgAAGCTATGGTGGACAAGAATCACCGAATCAACcaagaaatttcaaaagaagaaacaaacaaggaaattgcaaaagaagaaatagatgaAGCTGTATACCCCTTTAAGTTAAATCGATGGCGACACTAAACAATTGGAGATGCGAATCGATTTGTGTTGCACAGAAACAGTAGCACTAAATAGGTGAGCATGGAAATGTCAATTTGTGTTTGGGAATCGATGGTGACTTAGTCGGcaatttgtgtttgtgaattgacAGCAGCACTAGCAATTGAAGTTGTGAATCGACAGTAACATTGAGCACTAACCAACCATACGATAAAGGAGAACAATGGAAGGCTGTGATGAAGGTGTTTGAGAGAAATAAGGGTTCGCAGAGGCAGAAGGCATCCCTCGAATCAGAATTAATACTATGCTGGTTAGAGATGAAACAAATTCTATCTCTAGACGAAATATTTTCCATCTCTAACATTTTGTACATGAGAGCTGCAATCGGTAAAATTATTATCCAACTCAGGATTCTACCGATTTTATCGAGTTAAATCAGGATTCACTCTGATTTTACTACAACTTAGATTTTATATGGGTGTTAAGTTGTTTATAGATTCCTAACATGTAAAATCGTAAGAGTTGAATCAGGATTTTGACAACCATGGTCGTGCCACGTGCCCTTATGCATGTGTGCCATGTGTTATAGTCTTTCAAGGGATATAAATACCCTTAACCTCTCGTCTTCTGGATGCTTCTACCAAATTCGAAGGCACCATTCCAACTCTTCCGCACATACCCTTCCCAATGCCTTCCACTCTTCGaaagataacattttattatCATATGCATTGCATCTACATTCTTTCTCAACATGACCAcatctgacttaggcatcagagggcaCACACGGGATAGATGCCTACGTGCCTTTTGACTGTCCACTGTCTTGCAAGTTGGAAGACTTGAAGCTTCCCTGAAGGCCCCTTCAGAAGACCCTTCCACACAACTCCTTTAGAGGACCTTTCTGTAGCCTTTTGCATCCGGGGACTCTTCTCTCTTCCAGAGCCACCCTTCCTCAGGACTCTCTTTGGATGACCCCTTTCAAGTAGATCTTATTCTTTCGCTTAGCCCTGTCAACCTTATACTGAGCTGTTGACCTTATACTAAGCTTTTGCTGAGCTTTCTTGAAACAAATAAGTTTCAATTGTTATGTTGTGGTAACACAAAAAGTTACTAATGAATTTACACAATAGAAGGTAGAAATATAGGTGGAGATATTTTTTGTGGTAAAGATTCTTGTATTTAACTTAGGGTCTGTTTGGTATTAAGATAAGGTGAgtttgattattatatataagtGTTTGGGAAATATTTGAGTTAATGGtgaattaaaatgataaaataattttaaaaaattcaatgatAATgagtaatatattatttttaattattttacaaaaattaaaagtggtGCATGCAAGATGCTGCATTTTGCAAGGGGCAACTATGGTACCAAAGGGTAGATTTTCCCTCGAGTGATTAATCgtaggataagatttgattaatCTCATTCTTGATTTGTTGCTAATTGGtgattaaaaaacatattttatttttttccaattaaaaaatatatatattaactataaCCATAATATTGTCCtgtacttaaaaaatataatagaaaaatatatttattagattagaactagattttttaaatatattttgtctAGTAAAATTTGCATAGACATTTAgttaaatttaagaaaatttagtttgtatattaagtttaaaaattatacttttgtaaataaactatatattttctacatttaaaatatatatttaatttaccCCTTTGTCTCGCAAATTTGTGTTTGGTTGTTCCTTTTAGGGTATTGCAAAAGTTCCCTTTCTTTCGtatatttattatctttattataataatatattcttATTTTCAATTAGTAGTTAGCTTGTTCTTGCGttatcttatttaaaatacaatacaatacaataaatatataaatgtgaCAAAGCAAAACAAACCCACCCATTCTGCTATGGCAGGATTCTCTTCTATTAATAGTGCCAAGGAAGGGGAGAAGTGGATTTATGGTGGGGCATTCAGCTTAACCCCTTGCTTGGCTGGTCAAGATTGAGAGGCTGACTGAGCTTTGGATTCAGGTGTCTTTCTTTGACGTTGGACTAGAGAGGAATCTTGAAGAAAGGTCTCTACTCTAAATTTAAGGAGGATTCTTCGAGGATAGTTGTAGTATGTAGAAAAGTCCTATTTTAGTGGAGGTGATCCTcatgttttactcttgtgtttaattttaataataaaaaatattaaataattttatattttaaatcaaaatatatgatttgaaaacaaaatcaattttaagtattttttttaaaataaaaaccaaattatgtatgattttcaatttcagtTGGACATTAGCAAAAACAAGctttaaaatctaaaagaatcttctaaataattttatcaaattagttttgaataattggatagtggatatttttaatgttaaatgacaaaaatccaattgcattttaatgttgaaaaataattgtttttgatgatgaaattattttgttaacttggtgcttcaaattatttttatgtgataaattaaacataataataactttatcaaattaatgctaatatcttattataaatctcttgaagaaaattaaatccaagACCATATTGTTGAGCccaaattgctccaatcaacctattgtgtattttgatgtttaacaaaacataattttagtaaaactagtTTTGGTATATTCAAATTccctaatgaattttttatatgacTAATGGTAGAAactatattttaagtattatagtattagAAATACTATTtctctaagtctggaagattaacgcattataagaagacatataaaaaattatttttattttgaaaaactatctcctggtattttgttagctaatattcattgttattaaaataatttttaatgaattttttaaaaaatagaggtatgtattttaggagtggtaaaattgttaaattttgagtttgtattaaaatcaaaattatattttcttattgttatgaattttgattttttagatatttttattgaattcaaatgggggtacttttttatttacatttatatattaaagtaaataaaaggtaaaatataaattaaagaaaatgatggcctacttggttaagtatgaggttttagtagattggttgaaaaatccttagtgaagaaTTAAGATAGTAGACTAAATGTAatatctcgcatcgagcgataagaacgatcagaacaacttaccttgatggacctacgcgaacttcccagaggggtcacccatccttgaatttccctaggttaagcacgcttaaccctggagttctttacctgcattcaacccaaaagatatccagctggtgttgtttctttccttacctatcctcgatatatactattctcttatgggctcccggggtattacattctcctcccttgagcacatgatgttctcgtcatgcgaccttacaactggtctcagatcttctccccttgggagcttccatcctagaagcctgccagaagccacttcttgtacaggccctcgagccccggcgccactccctgccctcatcggaccgccttcgccaagggtcgactttgataccacctgtaacatcccgcatcgaaccataagaaggatcggaacaacttaccctgatagacctacgcgaacttcccatgggggtcacccatccttggatttccccaggtcaaacacgcttaaccctggagttatttgcctgcattcagcccaaaagatatccagctggtgttgtttatttccttacctatcctcgatatatactattctcctctgggctcccggggtattacactaGACTTggttaagtcgaaccactataaatctttatattctctTGTACTTatgtttttttatctttatctttgcAAACATTTGTTTATTCCTCACTggattcacatatttatctttcttgatttacatttgtcattttatatgtttttatattttaaatcattaaaacctcaatttgtatcaaaaacttttcaagttctatcaagtttttaaattacccaattcacccccattgggtgtgtgccataggatttcaaacctatcagGTGCAACTTTACATTAAGGTCTTGCTTCAATGGAAGTTGTTGGAGCTTTGGAGGAAGATTTATTGGTTTGGGGGGAAGGTTTCTTGGTTCGAGAGGAAGGTTTGTTGGTTCGGGAGATGTTTTTCTAGGAAAGAGAGAATATTTGGTATTTCCTTAGCAAGGTTTTTGGTTCTAGAGGTAgcattgttttcttcttctcaagaaTCTAGGATAAAGATATCTCCAATTGAGATTTTAGGGGTAATTAGATGATCTTTCTTTGACTATTTCCCTCTTGGTCCTTTTCTTCTAAGGAATTGAAGAAAGGTCAAAGAAAGTTGAAGGGATTCTTTTTTTAGGGAGGTTGACATATTTGGTTTGGGGATGGGTGGACAATTGGATGGCAAAGGCATGCTATGGATTACAGGGAATAAAAATTAGGGTGATCATGATATTTGAAAAGGGGATGCAATGTGATGTGATGAGGGAAAGATATGGGTAACAAAAATTAGGAATTAAGAAAGTAGCAAAACAAACCCTTGGGTCCACTGAGGTGAGCTTCCACTAACTAGTCTAGCTTTGTAAAAGCATtcatttggagaaaatt encodes:
- the LOC127791329 gene encoding transcription activator GLK1-like, with protein sequence MLAVSPLRSTVGRDEREAEMESFPMGGDVLPDFSGGSFLDSIDFDDLFLDINDGDALPDLEMDPEILAEFSASGGEDSEVNMSVEKVEENSRKEEEDKVSGTASSFNQGEEIVSTRDESAAANPSPKEADKARKSSAHSSKNHQGKRKVKVDWTPELHRRFVQAVEQLGVEKAVPSRILELMGIDCLTRHNIASHLQKYRSHRKHLLAREAEAANWNQRRQMYSGSGGAGGGGKNMGPWQIAPIMGFPPMTPLQHFRPLHVWGHPSVDQSLIHVWPKHILPSQSPPPPPAAAWAPPSPARPLPDPSFWHSHHRSVPNSFTPGTPFFPPPMATTRFPPPPVPGIPPHAMYRVDPGIGFPTRPGAGHHPPFDFHPSNESIDAAIGDVLSKPWLPLPLGLKPPSTDSVLGELQRQGIPKIPPTCA